Genomic segment of Eremothecium sinecaudum strain ATCC 58844 chromosome VIII, complete sequence:
AATATATTACTCTTATTGATTTGGTCTAGGAAAAACCACATATTAGGAATTTAAGATTTGTAGACATAATTTTGGTTTTCGCGCCAACTCCGAAAGACCCCATTTGGCGCAGTTGGGATATACTTCGTTATCACGTGCGAGACAAAAATAAGTCAGAAGTTCGATTCATGGCTCGGAACGGGCGAGTTATTTTACAAACATGAAATTTTGTAAAATGGGGACGAGAAGTCGAAGCCATACCAACAACATAAAGATTCCAACCCCCCCAGATTAGCCTAAATCTTTTGTAACACAACTGCAGATATTTAATAATGGTATGGTTCTTTTCTAGAAGTTCAAAAGACGAACATGAAAACTCGAATAcctcttcttctgcatcTGAGGTATTTGCATCGTCAATGGAAAACCAAGAACAACCTACAAACTATGTAAGAGGCCAAAAGCTTCTACTAGAAGATACAAAACCTAGATTTGACACATCTACAAGTATGGGTAAATACGCCAAACAACAGGAGAGAGCAACTCTTCGGGATGCGTGGGACTCCCTTACTTGGGAAGACTTCACGGTAGATAAATTGACATCCATACCGTGCTTCCGTCAAGCTGGATTAACAGGTTTTTGCTCGATGTTTGTAATCGGAAGTGTGATGTTCCTATACCATAAAAACCCATCAAAGGCTAGCAATTGGGCTTTTGGAGGTTTGATGTTAGGCTCCATCGTTGGGTGGGAGCAGTGCAGAGTAAAAAGACTGCGTAGCTTCCAAACAGCACAGATGGCTAAAAGAGTTGTTGCTGCTAAGGAGAGACCCATGCTAGATAAGCATACGAATGACCACAGTGTGAAATCGATAATGTCACGTGATGCGGATAATGGAGCTTCATCTGGGGGCAAGCCCTGGTACAAGTTCTGGTAATTGCGCCAGATAAGGTAGCATGCGTCATTACCGTATTATCGGGCTTTTTTGTTTAAACCTATTGATTTTTAGACCCGTGGTCCATCTGGTAGCCAGGATCTCGGTTTATAGTATTTAACAAATTTGTATTACTAAGAGGTGACAGGTGTGAAAGATAATTTACTAAGTAAAAGATACGGCCGTAATGACATATAAAATAAGCCCTAAATTGTGCTAGATCATGTACTGATAATTGTGGGTGATTTTTAAAAGTATGAATAATTTATCTTTCATATACGCTGTAATACTATTTTTTATAGGGTTATTGGCCAGCGAAACTTACATGAAGTGGTTTAAGACTGCATCTTCCTCTGCTTTAAAAAAGGAAAATATCATGAACACAAAGTCTGAAGAAGCTGGTAAGGGTGGTAGTATATCAACAGGTATAGATAAACTTTTTGAATGGAATAAGGGTACAACGCCAGTTTATTTCTTATCCCATGGTGGCCCGACATTTATGTATGGTGATATCGATCTTGGTGGTGACCTAGGTGCATTTAAGACAACTCAGAGCATTGGAAAATTCATAAGAAATGAAATCAAGCCTAATTTTCTCATTGTGGTTTCAGCTCACTGGCAGTCCAAAGGGTGTAACTTAGTTGAAATTTCAGTGCCAGAATCGGCGCCAGACGCCGAGGGAAGCGAAGGGTTCAGTGGCCTTGGGAGGTCAGACCATCAGCTAGCTGATCCGTTAGAAAATAAGCTTATTTACGATTTCTACGGGTTTCCTGACAAGCTATATAAGGAGGAATTCCATACTAGGGGTAATGTTGCTCTATCGAAGGATATCGCCAAGACCATTAACAGTTCCGACGATGGATTGCGCGCAAAATTGGTTAGAAGAGGATTAGATCACGGAGTTTGGGTTCCGTTGAAGGTTGCGTTTTCCGATTCGAAACCTAAGGACGCATATTGGGATTTGGATATTCCTTTGGTACAAGTTTCTCTGCTAGGAAGTGACGATTTTGAAGCACAGTATAAACTTGGACAGGTTCTAAGCAAGTACAGATCGATGGGAGGCTTGGTGTTAACATCAGGTATGTCAGTTCATAATTTGTATCATTTACAGACAATGAGGACTCTAAAGAAGGCTTTTCCGTATGTTGATCAGTTCCACAATACGCTGAGAAATATTATATTAACAGCTGATAATAATGGTCAAAAGCTAAATATCTTAAACAAAACACTATCTGGATTGGCAGCGAAAGAACTACTGGCAGCAGCACATCCAACTTTGGAACACTTTATGCCAATTGTTGTTGGGCTAGGCGCTGGTGAGGGTATAACTGCAGATGACAAGTACCATATTAGCGAGCTCTATTGTGCAGCTGTTTCCTCCATGGGATGGATGATATTGCAGTTTGGAAAATATAAAGATTAGCTGACAGTTTTAGAAGAATTGATAATTTTAACCGAAAATATTATGTGTAATGTCTATTTATATGCTATACTGTTATTTCGCACCAAGTGAGCTAGTataaaatatttttaaaCAATGAGAATATTCTACGCTACCTAAAATAACCTATCAAATGAATAAATAATCACTATTCTGGCCCAAGGTATTTTAAGTCTTTTAAGTCCAGTCGATCAACTGCTGGCGTAAGTTCACCTGATACTTCTGTATCGATCTGTTGGTCAGAAGACTGATCAATGTCCCCAGAGTTTTTCTTCTTACTATTTCGATCATCATGTAAGTGACCCTTGGAACCAGCCAATGGAAGTGAATACGAGTAATCTTCCTCGATGGACTTTGCAGGAGTTAGATTTAATGAAATATCCGTTTCGTTTAGTTTACCGCTTTTTAGACTAGAATGGGTTATGGTTACATTTCCTGCTGATTCCCCAGACGATGTCTCCTGCTCTGATCTACCATCTGAGGTTACTTCACCGACTGTTGCCAATCCAGAATCGTCAACATGTCTGCCGTCGCCATTGACAGTTTTATCGCTCGAAACAGAGCCTGAATAGACTCCCGCAACTATATCTTCGGCTATACTCCTATAGGCATTTGTATCATTCAGTTCATTTCTAATTATTTGGTAGTTATCAGAATCATCACATTCATCATCTGTTTTGTCCTTACTAAAAGGATCTTCTGCATCAACTATCAAATCGTCCAGACCACCCCCAGACCATCCTTTCCTCGCTAGGTTTTCACTTATTTCCACTTGCGCTCTAGTCAATGTCGCCATGTCTTTAAGAACCTCCTGGCACGAACCCTCCACCAGAGCATACGATTCCTGGTAATAATCATGTTTCAACGTCTCTAGTGAATCCAACAACTGCTGCATATTCATTAGATTCTCCCTGTATGAGAAAATATTTCTTGTTTTCTGCTTTGCCAACTTCATATTGTAACCTTCTTGAAGCTTTAGCTTTACTGTTTCCTCCttgaacttcttcttgaaCTGCGTCTCGTTATCCTTGAAGTTTGTACTGAAATCTGTGGTCCGATTCTTTAAAGACGGCGCCAGCGTTTCTGTAACCAAATTGGCTATGATACGATCATGATTCGCTAAAAGATGGAATACTCCACTGACATTGATAAATTTATTCGCTGAATCATCATTACAGCCTTTAAGGTGTGCAATATTTTCCAATGCAAATGCAACATTACTAGCTTGCATGGCATTCTGAAGCAGCGTATTCGCATACTCCCCAACCTCTTCAACCAGTTTATTCATTACCTCATGGGTTTTCTGCATATCCTTCTTGGTAACCAAAGTTTGTAAGTCTGCCATTGAGGTAGTTGTTGACCTTATAGAAGATGGTCGCCGAAAATGTGAATAACTATCTGAACAATCTGCCAGCAATATTGGAGCCTTTGTACCAGGAGAACCAAAAGCTGTACTTTTGAAATCCGGCTCCACACTTTGTTCACCTTTTGAATCCCCTTTACATTTCTGTTCCGCCTCTTGATCGGTTGGATTATTGAAGATCGAGTAGAATTCTGATAAATGAGGTGCGTAACGATTTGGCGATACGTCCATTTCAAAATACCCAGCGGATAGTCCTAAACCAAGTTTATGGAGATTTATAGTGATCCTTTTGCTTGGTTGCTTGCACTGTACGTGTTGACGATTGTTAGTATTTAACTCGCTAACAAATTTGGAAGTAAATCACGTGCTTTATCTGACACGTGTTTTTCATGTGATCCTTGGTGTATGGGTGCACAATGTCAAAATTTATCAAGCTCAAGACCATCAGCGACGCCATGAACAAAACTACATTGGAATCCAATTGTCGATAACTAGCCGCTGGCAACTGTCCAATCACTATTGCACTTTTAAAATGCTTCAATATCTGTTTCCATCCGTAAAACAGGGCTTGGGTTCGCCGTTCCAGCTGATGGCCCGCTGGGGGCCTATGAGATTGTACTCTTCGGCAGTTAGAGATACAGTAAAACCTGTCGACTCCAGAAAGACATACCTGATTGATAGATATAAACACTTAATGGAATCTAATCAGATAGTGCTATTTGCACACCGCAACAATTTAATGAAACAAGAATCGTTCGAATTGAGAAACCTAGTAAGCGAGTTAGACGGCCAGGTAACTGTACTAAGAAATAATCTATTCCAGGTATACCTAAGGAACAGTCACCGTCCCGATCCTGCAGCCAAGGTGCGTAAGGGAGAACAAAACTGGAAACATCCCCTATTACCACTGTTCCGTGGACCTACTGCAGCAATTTCTTTTAAAGAGGCAAACCCACAGAACATCGCTAAGTTATTGAAAGCTCTTGAGAGATCAAAAGATAAATTATTTATTGTGGGTGCCAAAGTGGAAACGGAAACTTTTGATGTTGCCAAATTAAATGAGTTTAAAACTCTACCTACTAAGCCTGAGTTACAATCTCAACTGGTTGGTTTGTTGAACATCATGGGCGCTGCAGGCTTGGTTAGAACGCTTGAATCGGCTTCAAAAACTCTATACTTGACCTTAAAATCTCATGAGGACAACATTAATccagaaaagaaaattgAGGAAGAGACACCTAAGGATGCTTAAATCCACGGTAACGCATAAGGCATTTGTAATCCAATAGTTCTCTAGTTAGACCTGTATATATTCCATCATATTTGAACATGGCTATTAGCTTCGTGTATCATGACTTGCAAAATTTTAGAATGTCCATTTAACGAGACTGCGATGAGGTCAACTAACAGGTTTATTCGCTGAATTTGAAGCCACCTTTGATTATCATGTCATTCGAAAGTTCTGCTGCGTCTAGGCGTAAGGCGTATCGTGCTGAAAAAGAGCAAAATCGTAAAGTTTTTAAACATGTTAAAATTGATGACAGTACAGTCGAGGTCGACAAATTAGAGCTTCCAAAGAAAAGGTATTACCGACAAAGAGCTCATTCTAATCCATTCTCTGATCACCAGCTGGAGTACCCGGTTTCTCCTGATTTAATGGACTGGTCTAAGCTGTATCCTCACTATTATGATAAAGATACAAAACAAATGACGAAGGATGTCACTATAGCTGACATCGGGTGTGGATTCGGTGGTCTGCTGGTTGATCTTGCTACCGCCTTCCCAGATAAATTGGCTCTTGGAATGGAAATTCGTGTTCAAGTTACGAACTACGTTGAAGATAGAATCCTTGCATTGAGAGGCAAGCACCTAGAAACTCAGGGTTACCAAAATATTAGTGTATTGAGAGGTAATGCAATGAAATTCCTGCctaacttcttcaaaaaAGGTCAACTAGAAAAGATGTTTTTCTGCTTTCCTGATCCCCACTTCAAGCAGCGTAAGCATAAAGCTAGAATTATTACCAATACGTTGTTGAGTGATTATGCATACGTTCTACGTGAAGGCGGAATAATCTATACTATCACTGATGTCCTCGATTTACATGAATGGATGGTGAAGCACTTGGAGATGCATCCTTTATTTGAACGGATGGACCAGAAATGGGAATCCGAGGATAAATGTGTGGAAATTATGACGCATTCTACCGAGGAAGGTAAGAAAGTAGAAAGGAAAAAGGGTGATAAGCATATAGCATGCTTCAGGAGGTTGCCGAACCCACAAATTGTGTAAAATAACACTAAATATGTAGTCTAATTGAGGTCTCTGTGCCATTGGCACTTACATTAACTTCATTTATTAACAATGGTATATTTCGTATTTACATATTACAGGATTGGACTATGGAGAAGTCTTATTTGCTGAAGAGGTTGTCAAACACTGGAATCAACGTTTGAGCAATTGCAAAGGAAAACACCAACTTTGGACCAGTTGTTAGCAACTTGGGAGTCAACCCCTTGAAGAAAGCGCTAATACCCTCATTCTTCAATGTGTTCTTAACAATAGTAAAGCCAGTTTCTGAACTTTCAAAACTCTTGTTTTGGATTCTAGTCTTTATCACATCAAGTGGTGCAGATACAATTAAGGAAGCTGATGCACCAAAAATAGAGGAAATGAAGTTCTCGTTCCAAGTAGCTTTGGAATAGTCCTTTAGACCCAAAATGTACTCCTTGGCGAAAGCGTTACCACCGAACAATGCAAAGGATCCCGGAGCATTTCTTGCGGCGGTCCAACCCCACCCCTTGTACAAACCTAAACCTTCGTCCTTCAATATCTTAATAAAACCTCTTCCTTTGAAAGCATCAGGGTTAGTTTGTCTTTTAATCTTCAATATATCCAAAGGCAAGAGCACAATTTCACCAATGCCAATCAAAGAACCAGCAGTAGCAGATCTTAATGCCTTACCAGTTTTATCGCCGAAAGCATTATTGAAGTCAGAGCGGAAGTTTTTGTCCAAGAATTCGTTCGCGAAAGGTTGACCACCGTATTTATACACCCTTTGTAGCACTTTGTAAGAGGCAGCATACCCCAAACCAGGGAATAGAGTAAAAATACGCTTAAAAAGTGGTTGAGAAGCATTTTCACGGAAAATAACTTCATTTAGGTGGGCTGCTGAAGTCACTTTTGTTTGATTAGACATTAATCTTTTCGAAATAGTGTCAACTGGGTGAAAAACAGCTAGCTCTAGTACAGCTGCAGACGCAGATCCAAAAACACGAGCCAATCCCGACTGCTTCCTATCGTTCGACATCAGTAATATCCCAAGTGGTACAATATATTCTAGCCAAGTAATGTGACGATAGCTATGTAGTGAAATGGCTCCTGTTATAAGATGAGATGAGGTGAAATTTTTCACGAAAAACGGCTGAGCTAGATCTCAGACACAACAAGGAATAACAAATATACGAAATAAAAAGACACCTTTCGATCACTAATCAGCTATAGTTCCATACCCCTATGCTACAGACCATTTCACTCAAGCAAACTGCATTCAGGTTGGTCACGTGTATATCACGTTTATTTATGCGTGTATAGTGATGTTCTGGATTAAAGTCATATAACAGTTAAGCACATCAAAGCAGCTTGGCTGTAGAGTTCAAACCATTCTAGCTATTGTTAAGCTTGTATTTATCTCTATTTCTCGAGTTGTGTGTCTACATTTATATTTCGTTTGTTGATATATGATAAATGCGTTTCTTCTCAAACTTGAAAATGTAAATTGAACGCTTTATAATACCAACTCTATAATTGAAGACATTGAACTCACTTCAGACACATCAGGGATTCGAGTGTCTATGTATTTATCTGTAAATAAATAACGTACTAGACGATGGAAGGTGTTAATGACAAAGTTCTGAAGGATTTTGTCAGTATTTTAGATGATCTTACCTTCAATTCTAGACCTATCATCACTAATTTAACGAAGATTGCAGAAGAAAATATCTCCTACGCACAACGGTTTGTGGACGCTGTGGAATCAAGGATAGCCAAATGTGTACCTAATCAGAAGCTTTACTCATTCTATGCGTTAGACTCAATATGCAAAAATGCTGGTTCTCCTTATACAATATATTTCGGTAGGAATTTGGCCCAACTTTATAGACAAACCTACTTGATTGTTGATAATGTAACAAGGACTAAGCTTATATCAATGTTTAAGACATGGATGGTGCCGTTACCCACAGGGGAACTTCTTTTTGATAGGGATTGTTTAGAAAGAATCGAGCAGTTTTTAATCAAAGCTAGTTCTCTTCATCAAAAACAAGCACAATCGACAGTACCGCCACCAACTGTACCGCTGCTATTGAGGGAAATCGATAAATTGACGGTTCTTACACAGGAAAGGCTCAACAAGTCTCCAAATGATGCTAAGTTGCAGACAAAAGTAATTGTGCTGCAGCAGCTGAAGCAGGAGTTACAGCGGGAAAAGCTTCCTGTTCAAGCTTTACAGCAGGTTCAGCAGCAGCTGAAGCAGATATTTGCTCAAGAACAGCAAATACTGTGgcagcaacagcagcaacaacagcagcaacaacaacagcaacagtTGCAGCTACAGCATCAGCAGCAAGAACAGCAGCATCAGCAGCACCTTCATCTTCCAGTACAAGATCAGTCAGCACAGCTACAACCGCCTCCGATGCAACTTCAGCTTAATGACAAATCTGGTCCACCTCCATTATCGCAGCCATACGAAGGTTCATCATTGTTTGGTAATGCTACTTTATCCATGACGTTTCTGGATACAGTTTCCTCCAGTAACGGCAACGCAACAACGCAGACCACCAAGAAGGTCTCTAAAGTTGAATCACTATATCGCTCTTTAAAGCAAAAGGAGTTGCTCTATGAGCCTCCAGAGCAGTCAATTGTTACTTTGGTATCAAAATTAGAAAAGGCCATAAATCCTCAGGATGCTACCAGGCTACCTCCATTTGCTTTATTGCAGGACATCATCGGTGATGTGAGGTCATATTATGCTACCAGGAATTTAGATCTGCTTAACACTCCAAACTTACAGCTTTCTCAGCAAATGATAATGCAGAAACATACTGCACTGACTGAGCAGCTGATCCAATTATTGTATCGGGCAAAACCCATTAAATGTACGACATGTGGTGTTCGATTTGGTAATACTCCTGACGAGCACCAATTAGAAATTGAGCATTACGATTGGCACTTCCGTGTAAATAAAAGAATTAAGGGTACTCAAGCGTCTAACAATATTGTAACGAAAAATATTCAGTCTCGTACATGGTATTTGAATGATGAACAGTGGGTACATTTCAAAGACGAAGAGGTTGTATCTACTAATGTTGATACACTCAAGGGTAACAATATATCGGTAGCATTGAACCAATCTACTGTTAATGCAGAATCAGACAATAAAGCAAAGAATGAGTTACAAATACAAAGGAAGTATGTTGTCGTTCCAGATGGTGCTCCAGATATGTCATTTCAGTGCTCTATTTGCACTGAAGTTACTTCTGCGGTGTATGATGAAGATTTGTCGGAGTGGATATGGAAGAACTGTGTTGAGTCCAATGGGAAATATTTCCATGCCACTTGTTTCCACGAAGCTTCTAGTGCTACAGATTCGAAGGCCTCTGGTACTACTGGCATTGATTCGGATTTAGAAAGATTAAAGGGAATGATAAATGATGGAGCCACATAACAAACTAAAATGCCATGTAATTAGGTTCTCAGCAGAAAAACCACCTCCAATGTTTAATaattttatattttatgCGGAATTTTATTTAAATTGTAATAGTTTTAACAAAATCGCATGTTTTAAAGGGAAAATCATGACAGCGACTCCGCTGACAGTATGTAATGCATTTCACGTAATTATTTCGATCATATTGTACTATATATGCAGACAATCGAACTAAATATAAAGTCTAATACAAATTTCTAACGTTTTCTTCATTCGGAATAAAGGAGGCTATGGCAGCCTATCTAGTTTTTTATTCGCAATGAGCTGATTTACTTTCGCAGTTAATGCTGCAACTGTTTCAACTAGCTCCTTTTTTTCATTTGCCAGTTTCTCGTTATGGACTTTATACTTCATCGTATTTTCCTTCCAAACCTCGGTCTGAGCAATCTGGTCCTTGTATTTCGTTTGCAGCTCCTCAGTTTTGCCCTTCATAGTAATCATTTCACTCTGTAATGAGAGTACAGCTTTGTTCTGTCTTGAACATAGTTGCTGATATTTAAGCAGCAGGGCCCTCTGCTCGCTAAGCTTTTTCTCTTTAGGAATTATCTCTCTCCTCAGGTTCCAGTGGTGCATTTTTGAGTATTGCAGTTCGGATTCCAGTTTACCTTTCATAGTCAGATAATTATCCCTCAATTCAATAAATTTTGGGTGATCTTCtattgatgaatttaaGCGCGACTGCAATTCTTTTGACTTGTCAATCTTGATATTTACACTCTCAGTCAAGGTACCAAGCTCTGTTATCCTTTCCTCCAGTTTTTGATATAAGTTTGATAATTCCTCAAGCAGTGTCGCCTTTAATACATTGGGACTATTTCTCATTTCATCAAGCTCGATTTTTAAGGCATCAATTTCCTCATGACAAGCATGAACTTGACCTTTGTAATGTTCAACTGATGCAGCCTTATCTGCAGCTGCAGCTGCCACCTGGGCTTCCAATGTTTTCCGTATGCTCTCTGCTGTTTTACTTGATCTATCCAACTCCTCCAATAACTTGAGTTGTAAAGTTTTTAGTTGGTCGATCTTGTTCTGCTTGGCAACCAGTTGGCCATGCAATGATGCAAGTTGAACTTCATAATTCATGACATCGTTTGCCAATGTCGTAATCTGAGACTGTAGCTTCACGATCTCAGGAGGATCCTGGCTAATAGTTTCAGGATCTGTTGACGGTTGCAAAATATCGTTCTCTGGTTCAAAACTTAATCTTCGTTGCTCACCATATGTGTCAGATGAGCTCGAATGTCCTTTCTTAAATCTTCCACTTCGTATGCCTGCAAATTGCGAATGGTCACTATTTTTTCTCTTGGATACATAAAGATCCAGGTATAGCAATCTTGGCGGCAATTTCTGATAGGAGCGGATATCAAATTGTCCAAAATTAGAACCCTGACAAATATTATTTGAGCAGCTCACACTAGAATCTGAAGCAAATGGTGTATGAGGTACTAAACTCTCACCTAGTAAACGGACCAGCCGATTCTTTGAGAGAAATGTCCACGATTTTGTCGCCTTACTTATGTACTTTTCTGGCTCCTTCATTGCAAAATTCAAACTAACTCTGCGCTTGTGTCTAGTACGACTTCTCATGGAGAAATCCTTGAGAGGGATATCATTGTCAGAATGATAATCGGATATATTATTCTTTGTTGATATCTGAGGTTCTGTATCCTCGAGTTTTGTATACAGATTCAAACTCTGAATACTTTTATCACTAGCGGGGGAAGGCAAAGCAACATCGGTGGTAGCCATGGAATTATGCTGTTGCTTTCTGCAAACTTCATTGTTATTAAAACTAGAGCGGGGATTTTGCCTTTGATCACTAAATCTTGGCATAGTGTTACATTTAACGATTTCCAAATTTGTTGAATCTTCAGCAGAGACTATAGAGTTATCAGCCTGCTGGCTATCGTCTAATGGACTCATTGGACAACACTTCTCCGAGTTATTAAATACTTTAACATCACCATTAGTTATTCCATCAGTTTTATCATCCAAGGGAGAGTCTTGTGAAGTTGATGGGGTTATTGGACCCTTGTAAACCGTCCCTGGCCGCATCGGATGCGGTATTATAGGCTTCAGATTACCGTCACGGATATTCGTAGCCATAACATGTCCTTTTGCTACCCCAAAGGAAGCTGATTTTATATCGTATGGGTAGGAAAAACTATCGCTCGTGAATGCATTGGTTTCTTTACATGGATCATGAACCTGGGAGCTGAATTGCTCAAAACAGCCATTGCTAAGCCTATCCTGAACATCATTGGGTTCACCAGAGCAAGCTATTCGCAAAGCAGCTATGCCTTCATTACTGCGCTTCGATTTGTAGCAGAATCTATGGACTTTATCTTCAACTTCTGCCTTGGGAGTACTAGCTGGAATGCTATCGATACTGCCATATGAAGGCGATGAGTTTACATATGAATCAGCTTCTCTTTCTGCTCCATTTTCAAGACTGCGACTATGTTTAGAATCATACTTAGTACTGGCTTGTATCGATCTATAGCTGGAGTAGATCCTGTGAATACTCCCGACAGGCTGCTGCTTAGAAATTGACCTGAAAGCAGATCCACCCTTATCGGTCCGAAGGTCAGGAAGTGCTGCATGACTTTGAATGTTGTTTAATGCATTATATGATGAGCGATCGTTGCTCTTATCTAGTGTTTCAGTATCAGACGTCAAACCAGTTGAATTCATAAACGTACTGTCCCTTGGTATGGCACTATTCAAAATACCCTGATAGAGACCTTCCTGGACCTTAGGAGCCTCAGTGATTTGCAAACAAGGAACTATATCCCTATCCTGCTCTTTAGATCTAGAATAAGGCATGTATCGCCCTGTACTGACATCACAATGACTATCATCGGTCAATTTACCTTTAATATTCTCTCTCTGTCTAAAACTTGAAGTAAATTTTCGCAGCCTCGAATGTTCCATGGCACCATCTGCCGATCTACCAAGTCTAAGTTTACCTGTCTCCAAACTCGTCACCTTGCCATGACTACCAGCAGATATTTCAACTTGACCATTTATCGCGGACTTTTGCAAAACTGATTTCAAACCTGAATTGTGACAGCCAGAAACCGTTGAAGTTGCCAACAGAGATGAGTGTTGGTCCTTTATATCACTAAATCTAGATCCATCTGACAAACAGTCTACCATTTTTGAGCTAGCTCTAATCTTAGAAGGCGCTTTTTCCCTAAGTAACGATACCTTAGAGAATAGCTGATCATTAGATCTTTTTTTAAGCTTTCTTAACAGTTCTAATCTATCATTCTCATCAATTGATAGCAATCTATGCAGTACTTTCGGTTGCTTCACCGGTAGATTTCCATTATAAGGGCTGCGGGTGCCATTTGGACTTGCTTCTTTAAAGCCTTTAATAGATAAATAAGATTTTCGCCGACCCATAGTACTATTGGCTTTCAATTGGTACTCTTAGCAGCTTATTCTTATCAAACCCACGTTAGTTGGTATTAAGGTCCTCGTTTTCCTAAAAAAAAATCCCCAATTTGATTAAACGGGGAATTTTTTCTGGCGCTGCATAAAATCTAAATCATGAAAAATGGGAAGGCTTGCACATAAAACTCAACATAAAGAACACATAAAACATGCCATTAAAAGAAGCATTAATCTCTTTGTAGGTTTAATAATAATTTCTCCTTCTTGTAGTTACTCTCAATTTCCAGTTGTAAACGTTTTAGCAGCAATTGAATCTTCTTGTCT
This window contains:
- the PCF11 gene encoding Pcf11p (Syntenic homolog of Ashbya gossypii AGR190C; Syntenic homolog of Saccharomyces cerevisiae YDR228C (PCF11)) gives rise to the protein MEGVNDKVLKDFVSILDDLTFNSRPIITNLTKIAEENISYAQRFVDAVESRIAKCVPNQKLYSFYALDSICKNAGSPYTIYFGRNLAQLYRQTYLIVDNVTRTKLISMFKTWMVPLPTGELLFDRDCLERIEQFLIKASSLHQKQAQSTVPPPTVPLLLREIDKLTVLTQERLNKSPNDAKLQTKVIVLQQLKQELQREKLPVQALQQVQQQLKQIFAQEQQILWQQQQQQQQQQQQQQLQLQHQQQEQQHQQHLHLPVQDQSAQLQPPPMQLQLNDKSGPPPLSQPYEGSSLFGNATLSMTFLDTVSSSNGNATTQTTKKVSKVESLYRSLKQKELLYEPPEQSIVTLVSKLEKAINPQDATRLPPFALLQDIIGDVRSYYATRNLDLLNTPNLQLSQQMIMQKHTALTEQLIQLLYRAKPIKCTTCGVRFGNTPDEHQLEIEHYDWHFRVNKRIKGTQASNNIVTKNIQSRTWYLNDEQWVHFKDEEVVSTNVDTLKGNNISVALNQSTVNAESDNKAKNELQIQRKYVVVPDGAPDMSFQCSICTEVTSAVYDEDLSEWIWKNCVESNGKYFHATCFHEASSATDSKASGTTGIDSDLERLKGMINDGAT
- the GGC1 gene encoding Ggc1p (Syntenic homolog of Ashbya gossypii AGR191W; Syntenic homolog of Saccharomyces cerevisiae YDL198C (GGC1)), with amino-acid sequence MSNDRKQSGLARVFGSASAAVLELAVFHPVDTISKRLMSNQTKVTSAAHLNEVIFRENASQPLFKRIFTLFPGLGYAASYKVLQRVYKYGGQPFANEFLDKNFRSDFNNAFGDKTGKALRSATAGSLIGIGEIVLLPLDILKIKRQTNPDAFKGRGFIKILKDEGLGLYKGWGWTAARNAPGSFALFGGNAFAKEYILGLKDYSKATWNENFISSIFGASASLIVSAPLDVIKTRIQNKSFESSETGFTIVKNTLKNEGISAFFKGLTPKLLTTGPKLVFSFAIAQTLIPVFDNLFSK
- the ASF2 gene encoding Asf2p (Syntenic homolog of Ashbya gossypii AGR189W; Syntenic homolog of Saccharomyces cerevisiae YDR227W (SIR4); Tandem gene duplication in Ashbya gossypii) → MGRRKSYLSIKGFKEASPNGTRSPYNGNLPVKQPKVLHRLLSIDENDRLELLRKLKKRSNDQLFSKVSLLREKAPSKIRASSKMVDCLSDGSRFSDIKDQHSSLLATSTVSGCHNSGLKSVLQKSAINGQVEISAGSHGKVTSLETGKLRLGRSADGAMEHSRLRKFTSSFRQRENIKGKLTDDSHCDVSTGRYMPYSRSKEQDRDIVPCLQITEAPKVQEGLYQGILNSAIPRDSTFMNSTGLTSDTETLDKSNDRSSYNALNNIQSHAALPDLRTDKGGSAFRSISKQQPVGSIHRIYSSYRSIQASTKYDSKHSRSLENGAEREADSYVNSSPSYGSIDSIPASTPKAEVEDKVHRFCYKSKRSNEGIAALRIACSGEPNDVQDRLSNGCFEQFSSQVHDPCKETNAFTSDSFSYPYDIKSASFGVAKGHVMATNIRDGNLKPIIPHPMRPGTVYKGPITPSTSQDSPLDDKTDGITNGDVKVFNNSEKCCPMSPLDDSQQADNSIVSAEDSTNLEIVKCNTMPRFSDQRQNPRSSFNNNEVCRKQQHNSMATTDVALPSPASDKSIQSLNLYTKLEDTEPQISTKNNISDYHSDNDIPLKDFSMRSRTRHKRRVSLNFAMKEPEKYISKATKSWTFLSKNRLVRLLGESLVPHTPFASDSSVSCSNNICQGSNFGQFDIRSYQKLPPRLLYLDLYVSKRKNSDHSQFAGIRSGRFKKGHSSSSDTYGEQRRLSFEPENDILQPSTDPETISQDPPEIVKLQSQITTLANDVMNYEVQLASLHGQLVAKQNKIDQLKTLQLKLLEELDRSSKTAESIRKTLEAQVAAAAADKAASVEHYKGQVHACHEEIDALKIELDEMRNSPNVLKATLLEELSNLYQKLEERITELGTLTESVNIKIDKSKELQSRLNSSIEDHPKFIELRDNYLTMKGKLESELQYSKMHHWNLRREIIPKEKKLSEQRALLLKYQQLCSRQNKAVLSLQSEMITMKGKTEELQTKYKDQIAQTEVWKENTMKYKVHNEKLANEKKELVETVAALTAKVNQLIANKKLDRLP